Proteins from a genomic interval of Yarrowia lipolytica chromosome 1E, complete sequence:
- a CDS encoding uncharacterized protein (Compare to YALI0E02596g, no similarity possibly noncoding) produces MNGHGSNLKDLGQVLLPNNEQFKNDGDSGDGEELPMFPPSENIGLTFKSDGLLPLLFFVLPPEGDLQRKEFADLKHMLEKGGAILAPEPSNNTYNICYTEETLIPQKYESYKIWYTADLIRRCMDCQCFDEDIVEAEMILVPNFRHLTNDSVNHEDEWCLDQAPSLNWSPQDLFFSTDLLRPIMRISGSEYRKLISGSQLQADPAGSQGTRIGVDGVDVEMEGNNSNHAPVVKLEDIIDESTTPPLADALVLNAPRTEILHRPSHRALQVYIQNRQKWQNLIDRLPHHEVVYLQRVTDLLSGDFDEVYHQVSYHGDDYDAINSQPGRWNSVHDVYLTDVTESKELAQYSVEQKFNRKKYLEETLTVNKVAEWLANFQPTKYGHPIHTITSHQTLTNY; encoded by the coding sequence ATGAACGGACACGGCAGTAACTTGAAGGACCTGGGTCAGGTACTATTACCAAACAATGAACAATTCAAGAACGATGGTGACTCTGGCGATGGGGAGGAGCTGCCCATGTTCCCGCCATCTGAAAATATTGGGTTGACATTCAAGTCGGACGGGTTGCTCCCTTTGCTTTTCTTTGTGCTGCCTCCGGAAGGAGATCTTCAAAGGAAAGAATTCGCAGACCTGAAACATATGTTAgaaaaaggaggagctATTTTGGCTCCTGAGCCATCAAACAATACCTACAACATCTGTTACACCGAAGAAACCCTCATACCACAGAAGTACGAATCATACAAAATTTGGTATACTGCTGACTTGATTCGAAGGTGCATGGACTGTCAATGTTTCGATGAGGACATTGTGGAAGCTGAGATGATCCTTGTCCCCAACTTCCGACACCTTACAAATGATTCAGTCAATCATGAAGATGAGTGGTGTCTAGATCAGGCACCCTCATTGAATTGGAGCCCTCAAGACctgttcttctccactgATCTTCTCAGACCAATCATGAGGATCTCAGGGAGTGAGTACAGAAAGTTGATTTCTGGGTCGCAGTTGCAAGCTGACCCAGCAGGGTCACAAGGGACACGAATCGGCGTCGATGGTGTGGACGTGGAAATGGAGGGAAACAACTCGAACCACGCCCCTGTTGTGAAGCTGGAAGATATTATTGACGAATCTACTACACCTCCGCTCGCTGATGCCCTTGTGTTGAATGCTCCGAGGACGGAGATTTTACATCGGCCAAGTCACAGAGCATTGCAAGTTTACATTCAGAACAGGCAAAAATGGCAAAATCTAATCGACCGATTGCCTCATCACGAGGTTGTGTACCTCCAGCGTGTCACTGACTTACTCAGTGGCGACTTTGACGAAGTTTACCACCAAGTATCCTACCATGGTGATGATTACGACGCGATAAACAGCCAGCCTGGAAGGTGGAACTCTGTTCACGACGTGTATCTTACTGATGTGACTGAATCAAAGGAGCTTGCACAATACTCTGTGGAACAAAAGTTCAACCGCAAGAAGTACTTGGAGGAGACTTTGACGGTCAACAAGGTGGCGGAATGGCTAGCCAACTTTCAACCTACGAAATACGGCCATCCTATCCATACTATTACCAGTCACCAGACGCTTACTAACTACTAa
- a CDS encoding uncharacterized protein (Compare to YALI0E02684g, similar to Saccharomyces cerevisiae CIT3 (YPR001W); ancestral locus Anc_8.92, highly similar to uniprot|P00890 Saccharomyces cerevisiae YNR001c CIT1 citrate (si)-synthase mitochondrial possible transmembrane segment), whose translation MISAIRPAVRSSVRVAPMANTAFRAYSTQDGLKERFAELIPENVEKIKKLRKEKGNTVIGEVILDQAYGGMRGIKGLVWEGSVLDPEEGIRFRGLTIPDLQKQLPHAPGGKEPLPEGLFWLLLTGEIPTDAQVKGLSADWASRAEIPKHVEELIDRCPPTLHPMAQLGIAVNALESESQFTKAYEKGVNKKEYWQYTYEDSMNLIAKLPVIASRIYRNLFKDGKIVGSIDNSLDYSANFASLLGFGDNKEFIELLRLYLTIHADHEGGNVSAHTTKLVGSALSSPFLSLSAGLNGLAGPLHGRANQEVLEWILEMKSKIGSDVTKEDIEKYLWDTLKAGRVVPGYGHAVLRKTDPRYTAQREFALEHMPDYDLFHLVSTIYEVAPKVLTEHGKTKNPWPNVDSHSGVLLQYYGLTEQSYYTVLFGVSRAIGVLPQLIMDRAYGAPIERPKSFSTEKYAELVGLKL comes from the exons ATGATTTCTGCTATTCGTCCCGCCGTTCGATCTTCCGTTCGTGTTGCCCCTATGGCCAACACCGCCTTCCGGGCCTACTCTACCCAGGAT GGTCTTAAGGAGCGATTCGCCGAGCTCATCCCCGAGAAcgtcgagaagatcaagaagctcCGAAAGGAGAAGGGTAACACCGTCATCGGCGAGGTCATCCTCGACCAGGCTTACGGTGGTATGCGAGGTATTAAGGGTCTCGTCTGGGAGGGATCCGTCCtcgaccccgaggagggTATCCGATTCCGAGGTCTGACTATCCCCGAcctccagaagcagctccCCCACGCCCCTGGCGGAAAGGAGCCTCTCCCCGAGGGTCTTTTCTGGCTCCTGCTCACCGGCGAGATCCCCACTGATGCTCAGGTCAAGGGTCTGTCCGCTGACTGGGCCTCTCGAGCCGAGATCCCCAAGCATGTTGAGGAGCTCATCGACCGATGCCCCCCCACCCTCCACCCCATGGCTCAGCTCGGTATTGCCGTCAACGCTCTGGAGTCCGAGTCTCAGTTCACCAAGGCTTACGAGAAGGGTGTTaacaagaaggagtacTGGCAGTACACCTACGAGGATTCCATGAACCTCATTGCCAAGCTCCCCGTCATTGCTTCTCGAATCTACCGAAACCTTTTCAAGGACGGAAAGATTGTTGGCTCCATTGACAACTCTCTTGACTACTCTGCTAACTTCGCCTCTCTGCTCGGCTTTGGcgacaacaaggagttCATTGAGCTTCTGCGACTCTACCTCACCATCCACGCTGACCACGAGGGAGGTAACGTCTCTGCCCACACCACCAAGCTTGTTGGTTCTGctctctcctctccctTCCTCTCTCTGTCCGCTGGTCTCAACGGTCTTGCCGGTCCTCTCCACGGCCGAGCTAACCAGGAGGTCCTTGAGTGGATTCTCGAGATGAAGTCCAAGATTGGCTCTGAtgtcaccaaggaggacattgagaagTACCTCTGGGATACCCTTAAGGCCGGTCGAGTCGTCCCCGGTTACGGACACGCCGTTCTCCGAAAGACCGATCCTCGATACACCGCCCAGCGAGAGTTCGCCCTCGAGCACATGCCCGACTACgacctcttccacctcgtTTCCACCATCTACGAGGTTGCCCCCAAGGTTCTCACCGAGCACggcaagaccaagaaccCCTGGCCCAATGTGGACTCCCACTCCGgtgtcctcctccagtaCTACGGTCTCACTGAGCAGTCTTACTACACTGTTCTCTTCGGTGTTTCCCGAGCTATCGGTGTCCTGCCCCAGCTCATCATGGACCGAGCTTACGGTGCTCCCATCGAGCGACCCAAGTCCTTCTCTACCGAGAAGTACGCTGAGCTCGTTGGCCTCAAGCTCTAA
- a CDS encoding uncharacterized protein (Compare to YALI0E02618g, similar to uniprot|P53313 Saccharomyces cerevisiae YGR245c SDA1 required for normal organization of the actin cytoskeleton, similar to Saccharomyces cerevisiae SDA1 (YGR245C); ancestral locus Anc_5.81) gives MNCIRKFIVQHSIHTHDTMAKRKRAALLPTNIALLQNLVRRDPPSYKEEFLLQYQHYESIRDIYMNSPQTENSEEFGDLVGFVAQVASCYPKETANFPDELSKLILDHHQHLDEDLREKLIQSMVLLKNKGVITPEKLIATLFPILLITGSKQLRTQIYSNIVTIVKGANTGSKAQKLNKSVQALLFNVLSTGESSGLWATKLTRELWRRGIWDDSRTVEIMAQATLHGEAKIAISGVRFFLGADKEREEANAEDSDSDASAEIGALKHRLQINKNSRKRGRKAESAMNKLLKKRKGNGGVSATYLNFSALHLLRDPQGFADQLFTNLCKYRYDLEQKIQIMNLVSRMIGTHKLTVLGIYSHFLKYLTPKQKDVTQIMAAAAQASHDLVPPDAITPMIRKIADEFVSDGVSAEVCSAGINTIREILARNPLAIEAPLLQDLTAYKGSKAKAVVMAARSLVSLYREVAPEMLARKDRGKEASMAMSADAKAGTSSRLQYGIEKGQTGIEGLELLAKWKADQVQEEDDEKAWEVDSDSDDDSDDSESGWINIEDDKEYNISDSEDEEELDDEAKAAKAQAAADAAAEAQNIMATKILTPADFAKLEELKAQAGFDKLMGKKLTNEDEVDARGLIGPVKYKQLREERIAQAQEGREGREKFGSRKGKRDAPHSTTNREKARKKNFMMTIHKKDVQGKAKRSLIEKKRLLRAHIDKQKKKGF, from the coding sequence ATGAACTGCATAAGAAAATTCATCGTGCAGCATTCTATTCATACACACGACACAATGGCTAAAAGAAAGAGAGCAGCCCTTTTGCCCACCAACATTGCACTTCTGCAAAATCTGGTGCGACGAGACCCTCCTTCTtacaaggaggagtttctTCTCCAGTACCAGCACTATGAGTCCATTCGTGACATTTACATGAACTCGCCTCAGACTGAGAACTCtgaggagtttggagaTCTCGTTGGATTCGTCGCACAGGTTGCATCGTGCTACCCCAAAGAAACAGCCAACTTCCCCGACGAGTTGTCCAAGCTGATCCTCGATCACCACCAGCATCTCGACGAGGATCTGCGAGAGAAGCTCATCCAGTCTATGGTTcttctcaagaacaagggTGTCATCACCCCCGAGAAGCTTATCGCCACCCTCTTCCCCATTCTGCTCATCACTGGCAGCAAGCAGCTGCGAACTCAGATCTACTccaacattgtcaccaTCGTCAAGGGTGCCAACACTGGAAGCAAAGCtcagaagctcaacaagtcTGTCCAAGCACTTCTATTTAATGTTCTGTCCACTGGAGAGTCTTCTGGTCTGTGGGCCACTAAACTGACCCGAGAGCTGTGGAGACGAGGTATTTGGGACGACTCCCGAACTGTGGAAATCATGGCTCAGGCTACTCTTCACGGAGAGGCCAAGATTGCCATTTCTGGTGTGCGATTCTTCCTTGGCGCTGACAAGGAGCGAGAGGAGGCTAACGCCGAGGACTCTGATTCCGATGCCTCTGCCGAGATCGGTGCTCTTAAGCATCGACTAcagatcaacaagaacTCCCGAAAGCGAGGACGAAAGGCCGAGTCTGCCATGAACAAACTGCTGAAAAAGCGAAAGGGTAACGGTGGTGTGTCTGCCACCTACCTCAACTTTTCCGCCCTGCATCTTTTGCGAGACCCCCAGGGTTTTGCCGACCAGCTCTTTACAAACTTATGCAAGTATAGATACGATCTTGAGCAGAAAATTCAGATCATGAACCTCGTGTCTCGAATGATCGGCACACATAAGCTCACCGTTCTGGGCATCTATTCTCATTTCCTGAAATACCTCACCCCCAAGCAGAAGGACGTCACTCAGATCATGGCTGCCGCCGCGCAGGCTTCCCATGATCTCGTGCCCCCTGATGCCATTACACCCATGATCCGAAAGATTGCTGACGAGTTCGTCTCTGATGGTGTTTCTGCCGAGGTTTGCTCTGCTGGTATCAACACCATCCGTGAGATTCTGGCACGAAATCCTCTTGCTATTGAGGCTCCCCTTCTTCAGGATCTTACTGCTTACAAAGGCTCCAAGGCCAAAGCAGTTGTTATGGCTGCTCGATCTCTTGTTTCCCTCTACCGAGAGGTTGCACCCGAGATGCTTGCACGAAAGGATAGAGGTAAGGAGGCATCCATGGCTATGTCTGCTGACGCTAAGGCCGGTACCTCTTCTCGACTCCAGTATGGTATTGAGAAGGGCCAGACCGGTATCGAGGGTCTCGAGCTGTTGGCCAAGTGGAAAGCTGACCAGGTccaggaggaagatgatgagaaGGCTTGGGAGGTTGATTCTGACTCTGATGATGACTCTGACGACTCTGAGTCCGGATGGATCAACATTGAGGACGATAAGGAGTACAACATTTCTGACAgtgaagacgaggaggaactCGACGACGAAGCCAAAGCTGCTAAGGCccaggctgctgccgacgctgctgccgaggccCAGAACATTATGGCTACCAAGATTCTCACTCCTGCTGACTTTGCCaagctcgaggagctcaaggcccaGGCGGGCTTCGACAAGCTCATGGGCAAGAAGCTCACCAACGAGGATGAGGTCGATGCTCGTGGCCTGATTGGACCtgtcaagtacaagcagctgcGAGAGGAGCGAATTGCACAGGCCCAGgaaggacgagaaggacgagaaaAGTTCGGTTCTCGAAAGGGAAAGCGAGACGCCCCtcactccaccaccaacagaGAGAAGGcccgaaagaagaacttcaTGATGACTATCCACAAGAAGGATGTCCAGGGCAAGGCCAAGAGATCGCTCATCGAGAAGAAGCGTTTGCTGAGAGCTCATATcgacaagcagaagaagaagggatTCTAG
- a CDS encoding uncharacterized protein (Compare to YALI0E02640g, uniprot|CAD70714 Yarrowia lipolytica Lipase) yields the protein MKFSATLLFCASTLIAAATIAPLAPRGNQTKIINGFQVTDLVNDAGDELLLFKDLTNSSWPGDTSTSTNGVTLYSGAIKAWTSSDVAAVSQTSYNYLEKQAKLANIAYCGGSSLLTAPFTCAYQCKEFPNMKLVSTWGDSRTLSALVAGYLSIDHTDKEIVVGFRGSHTLKDWIVDLMVLRKAVDDSYPGCDNCRVHHGFYSAYKATLARFDNDLKKLVAENPGYRVSVVGHSLGGAVALLAATDFKNRGYDTYLTTFGQPVVGNTGFANYVDDLWFGSETPNTLSGDSSRRYYRVTHKSDVVPRVPFWPGYTPNAGEVYISVAEINPPVSALRYCDGEVNDQCLHGNSLLSLINLTAHHNYFIYIGGDC from the coding sequence ATGAAGTTCTCGGCTACCCTTCTGTTCTGCGCTAGCACCCTTATTGCTGCTGCTACCATTGCACCTCTGGCTCCTCGTGGTAACCAGACAAAGATCATCAATGGTTTCCAGGTTACAGACCTTGTTAACGATGCCGGTGACGAGCTCCTGCTCTTTAAGGATCTAACCAACTCCTCTTGGCCTGgtgatacaagtaccagtaccaATGGTGTCACTCTCTATTCTGGAGCCATCAAGGCTTGGACGTCTTCGGATGTGGCAGCTGTGTCTCAGACATCCTACAACTACCTCGAGAAGCAAGCGAAGTTGGCAAACATCGCCTACTGCGGAGGCTCTTCGCTGCTCACTGCGCCCTTTACCTGTGCCTACCAGTGCAAGGAATTTCCCAACATGAAGCTGGTCTCCACATGGGGAGACTCCCGAACTCTTTCTGCCCTGGTTGCTGGATACCTATCTATCGACCATACCGATAAGGAGATTGTGGTTGGTTTCCGAGGGTCCCATACTCTCAAGGATTGGATCGTTGATCTCATGGTGCTCCGAAAGGCTGTTGATGACTCCTATCCAGGTTGCGACAACTGTCGTGTCCACCATGGTTTCTATAGCGCTTACAAAGCCACTCTCGCAAGGTTTGACAATGACCTGAAGAAGCTTGTTGCTGAGAACCCTGGCTACCGAGTCAGCGTTGTTGGTCACTCTCTTGGTGGAGCCGTTGCTCTTCTGGCTGCCACTGATTTCAAGAACCGAGGATACGACACCTACCTTACCACTTTCGGTCAACCCGTTGTTGGAAACACTGGTTTCGCCAACTACGTAGATGATCTTTGGTTTGGATCTGAAACCCCTAACACTCTAAGTGGTGACTCTAGTCGACGATACTACCGAGTTACTCATAAGAGCGATGTTGTCCCTCGAGTGCCCTTTTGGCCGGGTTACACCCCCAACGCCGGTGAGGTTTACATTAGTGTGGCTGAGATCAACCCCCCTGTCTCTGCTCTGAGATACTGCGACGGTGAGGTCAACGATCAGTGTCTTCATGGAAACAGTCTACTTTCCCTAATCAACCTGACCGCCCATCACAACTACTTCATATACATTGGTGGAGACTGTTAA
- a CDS encoding uncharacterized protein (Compare to YALI0E02574g, no similarity), whose product MNQQWDDSQLVATWDKAYEEYLKYHKKSTTEGAVINEMRTDKEQKEMPEEDDDADMNDTADTANKLLEAAEISNISNDETSMANPGSGSASAPTGPSLDHLDESVRSLVMAWYWAGYYQGLYEGKK is encoded by the coding sequence ATGAACCAACAATGGGACGACAGCCAACTCGTGGCGACCTGGGATAAGGCATACGAGGAATATCTCAAGTACCATAAGAAGAGCACGACGGAAGGTGCAGTGATCAATGAGATGAGAaccgacaaggagcagaaggaAATGCCAGAAGAGGATGATGATGCGGATATGAACGACACAGCCGACACAGCTAACAAGTTGTTAGAAGCTGCTGAGATATCCAACATTTCTAACGACGAAACCTCAATGGCGAACCCAGGATCCGGATCGGCATCGGCACCCACTGGACCTTCTTTGGATCATCTGGACGAGAGTGTTCGAAGTCTAGTCATGGCTTGGTATTGGGCAGGGTACTACCAGGGATTATATGAAGGTAAGAAGTAG